CGCCGTCGTCTCTTGGGTTTTCTTCTTGGCCATAACCGCCCCTCCCCTGACCTCACGTGGGACGCTGATTGTACTACACCAGCGCCATTGGCTTAGGCTGCTTCGGATCGCTGTAGTCGTAAAAACCACGTCCGGTTTTGCGTCCCAGCCAGCCGGCCGCCACCATGCGCGTCAGCAACGGCGGCGGCGCAAAGCGCCGTTCCCGAAACGCTTCGTACATGGCGTTGGCGACGCTGAGCAGGACATCCAGCCCCACCAAATCGTTGAGCATGAGTGGTCCCATTGGATGTCCGGCACCCAACTTCATTGCCTGATCAATGTCGGTAATGGAGCCGACGCCCTCTTCCAGCGCTCGAATGGCGTCAAGCGAGTAGGGCACCAGCAGACGATTGACAATAAAGCCGGTCTTGTCGGTCGCCTGCACCGGCGTCTTGCCGATAGCCCGCGCAAAGGCCGTGACCTGCTCGACGACGGCGGCGTCCGTCAGAAACGACCGGACGACCTCCACAAGCGCCATCCGAGGGACGGGATTGAAAAAATGCAGCCCGACGAAGCGGGCCTGCCGCGCAGGTGAGACGACGCTGGCCATGTGCGTAATCGAAAGCGACGACGTGTTGCTGGCGAAAATTGTCTCCGGGCGACACAACTCGTCTAGACGGCGGAAAAGCGCCTGTTTGGTGTTGAGGTCTTCGACGACGGCCTCAATAACCAAATCGCAGTTCGCCAGCGCCGAAAGCTCCGTCGTTCCACGCAGCCGTTGCTGCGCCGCGTCTTTGTCGGCGTCGGCGATGACGCCTTTTTCAACCAACTTCGACAACGCCGAAACGATGGTCGTGAAGCCGCGTTGTAGGCGGTCATCGTCCGCCTCGACTACAACCACTTCGTAACCGGCTTGCAGAATCGTTTGTGTAATGCCGGCGCCCATCGTGCCGCAGCCGACGACGCCGATTTTGCGAAACTCCGTCATGTGGAATGATTCCTTTCGATGCAATATACCGACTGATTGCCGTAAAAGCCGCTGTCGGTTTGGTCCCCGATTGCTATGGCCAAACTCGATTCCACTGAAATGAGGTCCAAACGCTTTATGGGCGCTTATACCGATGAACACGCCAAGAAGGGACTCGACGCCCCCTTGCCGGCCATCGAGTGCTGGGCCAATCAGTTTCCGAACTACCGAATTACGATTCGCATCCCAGAGTTTACGTCCGTGTGTCCGCTTACGGAGCAGCCGGATTTTGGGACGGTGACGATTACGTACGTTCCCCGCGACCGCTGTCTGGAGCTGAAGTCACTGAAGCTTTACATCCAAGCCTACCGGCAGCTTGGGATTTTTTACGAAAACGCGATTAATCGCATTCTGCGCGATGTGGTGGCCGCCTGCGACCCCATAGAGTGCACCGTCACCGGCGATTTCAGGCCGCGCGGCGGCATCAGCTCGTTGATCGAAGTGACCTACAAGGCGACGCCAACTTCTCAGACCCAAGGAGGACCTAACCAATGACCGCCCCCGCCCCACAAAGCGTTCGGGAACGTGTCTCACCGGAAGAATGGCAGGCGCGGGTTGACTTGGCGGCGATGTACCGCCTGACCGCGCTCTTCGGCTGGGACGACCTCGTGTTTACGCACATTTCCATGCGCGTACCGGGCGAAGACCATCACTTCCTCATCAACCCCTACGGCCTGTTGTTTGAGGAGGTGACGGCTTCCAACTTAGTCAAGATTGATCTAGACGGGCGCATCGTGATGGAGACGCCTTACCGCATCAATCCGGCCGGTTTTACAATTCACGGCGCCATTCACGCGGCGCGTGAAGACGCCAAGTGCGTTTTTCACACCCATACGCCGCACGGGATCGCCGTCGCTGCTCAAGCCGACGGCCTGCTGCCTATTTCCCAGCAGTCGTTGTTCGCCCTTGCCACGATTGGGTATCACGACTACGAGGGCGTGGCGCTCAACGAAGACGAAAAGCCGCGTCTCGTCGCCGACCTGGGTGACAAGCAAATTCTCATCCTGCGCAATCACGGTCTGCTGACGGTCGGCCGGACGGCTGCTGAAGCCTTCCTGCTGATGTACATTGTGGAGAGCGCTTGCCGCATCCAGATTCTTGCGCAGTCCGGCAGCAAGTCGCTGGTGACAATCCCCGCACCAATTCTGCACGGCATTCGCGCACAGGCGGCGCAGGTGACCCATGGCTTGGGCGCGGATTTGGTCTGGCCAGGCTTGCTGCGCAAGCTTGATCGGTTGGACGACTCATACCGCACATGACGCAAGGTAGAGGACGGCGAGCTTCTCCAGAGACCCTGAAGCTTTGCGCAAAGGCTTCAACATCGGGTCGGACAAAGCAAAGTGGCTTGTGCGTGTGATTCGCTGTCATATATCAGTGCCATCATGACGCGATTTGAAGGGATCGGAACAAGGCGGCTAAAGAATAAAGCACAATGTTCCTTTCTCGCAGGCACAGTTAGTTCACTTTCCGAGAGGAGGCGCTGGTGGTTTCTATGTGTTGGCGTGTGGCAGGGCCACCGCCGCACACCAGATCACTTGACGTTGCTTCACCAACGACAGCAAATGCGTTTGAGCCTTTTAGTGAAAAACCCGGCAAGAGAGGAATGACCATGGTGGCGTCGTGGCTTATTGCACTAACCGCAGCCTATCTCATCGGCGGCGTGCCTTTTGGCTTCCTCATTGCCAAAGCCGTCACTGGGGAAGACGTGCGGGCGTCGGGGTCAGGAAGCACTGGGGCGACAAACGTTGTCCGCAAAGCAGGTTTGGCTGCTGGGCTGGCGACCTACGCGCTGGATGTCGCTAAGGGCAGTGCGGCGTTGTGGACGGCTGCCCACCTGCTGGAACCGGCGTCGCGCCAGGCGCTGGGCGCAGCGGGCTTAGCCGCCGTCGTCGGTCATATATTCCCTGTGTACCTTGGGTTTCGCGGCGGCAAGGGCGTCGCCGTCGGCGTCGGGGTCTTTCTTGTGCTATCGCCGCTCGCCACGCTGACAGCGCTGGTTGTCTGGGGCGTAACGTTTGTCCTGACGCGCACCGTGTCGCTCGGTTCGTTGCTCGGTGTGCTAACGTTGCCGCTTGGCGTTTGGGTGTGGGA
The Chloracidobacterium sp. DNA segment above includes these coding regions:
- the plsY gene encoding glycerol-3-phosphate 1-O-acyltransferase PlsY translates to MASWLIALTAAYLIGGVPFGFLIAKAVTGEDVRASGSGSTGATNVVRKAGLAAGLATYALDVAKGSAALWTAAHLLEPASRQALGAAGLAAVVGHIFPVYLGFRGGKGVAVGVGVFLVLSPLATLTALVVWGVTFVLTRTVSLGSLLGVLTLPLGVWVWDGQWLGYPRQVWLPTLVWAVVIGLVIIARHSGNLRRLYHGTEAAFGRPRLHLTPPRDS
- the queF gene encoding preQ(1) synthase, producing the protein MAKLDSTEMRSKRFMGAYTDEHAKKGLDAPLPAIECWANQFPNYRITIRIPEFTSVCPLTEQPDFGTVTITYVPRDRCLELKSLKLYIQAYRQLGIFYENAINRILRDVVAACDPIECTVTGDFRPRGGISSLIEVTYKATPTSQTQGGPNQ
- a CDS encoding class II aldolase/adducin family protein, which gives rise to MTAPAPQSVRERVSPEEWQARVDLAAMYRLTALFGWDDLVFTHISMRVPGEDHHFLINPYGLLFEEVTASNLVKIDLDGRIVMETPYRINPAGFTIHGAIHAAREDAKCVFHTHTPHGIAVAAQADGLLPISQQSLFALATIGYHDYEGVALNEDEKPRLVADLGDKQILILRNHGLLTVGRTAAEAFLLMYIVESACRIQILAQSGSKSLVTIPAPILHGIRAQAAQVTHGLGADLVWPGLLRKLDRLDDSYRT
- a CDS encoding 3-hydroxybutyryl-CoA dehydrogenase: MTEFRKIGVVGCGTMGAGITQTILQAGYEVVVVEADDDRLQRGFTTIVSALSKLVEKGVIADADKDAAQQRLRGTTELSALANCDLVIEAVVEDLNTKQALFRRLDELCRPETIFASNTSSLSITHMASVVSPARQARFVGLHFFNPVPRMALVEVVRSFLTDAAVVEQVTAFARAIGKTPVQATDKTGFIVNRLLVPYSLDAIRALEEGVGSITDIDQAMKLGAGHPMGPLMLNDLVGLDVLLSVANAMYEAFRERRFAPPPLLTRMVAAGWLGRKTGRGFYDYSDPKQPKPMALV